The Candidatus Hydrogenedentota bacterium genome contains the following window.
CCCGACGAGCAGGCGCCGTTCCCGGAGAAGCCGCACAAGCTCCTCCCGCCGTTCGGGCCGGATTTCCAGATAGTCCTCCAGCACCACCGTCTGGCCGTCCAGATGAAAGTTTTTATAATCCGGGTCCGCCGCCATCAGGTCCATCAGCTCGTCCACCAGCTCCACCAGCCAGCGGCGGAACTCCTGAAACGGCTCGTACCACTCCCGGTCCCAGTGGGTGCCCACACAGTAAAACGCCTTCATGCCTTTCCCTTTCAATACGGGGTCGGGGTTTATGGGGGATGGACGCCAAACACCGCGTCCGTGAACCGCCCCATGATAGAGGAACAGACACCGCAATCCAAACGGACGTATATTCTGTGATTTGACTGCCGCACCCCGATGCGGCACACTTTTGGCCATGGAAACTCCCGACGCCATGGTTGTGCCGCGCCGCGCGGACATTGACTGGCTGCGCATCGGCGCGGTCCTGCTTCTGGTGCCCTTCCACACGGCGCGCGTCTTCGACACCTGGGAGCCCTTCTACGCTAAGAGCCCGGAAACCAGCCTTGAAATGGCGATACTCTTCATCGCCACCTGCGGGGCGTGGCACATGCCCCTTCTCTTCCTGCTGGCCGGTGCGTCCTCATGGCCCGCCCTGGGCGTGCGGGGCCGAAAGGGCTACCTGCGCGAGCGCACCCGCCGGCTCCTGCTGCCGCTGATTTTCTGCGTTCTCGTGGTGGTCGCGCCGCAGTCCTATTTCGGGGCGCTCACCCACGGCAACTTCAGCGGCGGATACCTGGAATGGTACCCCCGCCAGTTCCTGACGCTGGGGCCCGACGGCGACCTGAGCGGCTACAAGGGCGGGTTCACCCCGGGCCACCTGTGGTTTGTGCTGTTCCTCTACGTCTACGCCTGCCTGAGCCTCCCCCTGCTGCTGTGGCTGCGCGGGGATGCGGGCCGCCGCTTCACCGCCGGCCTGGCCAAGTGGGTGGAAAAACCGGGCCGCTTCTGGCTGATGCCCGTGCCGCTGATGCTGGCGCAGGCCCTGCCGGACCTCGGCGGTAAAAACATCCCCTATTACCTCATCTTCTTCCTCACGGGGTACGTGCTGCTGTCGGAGCCGGGGCTGGAGGAGGCCGTGGACCGGCGGAAAAAGCCCGCACTCATCGCGGGGCTTGTGTCGCTGGTGGCCGTCCTGGCCGCATGGTATTTCAAATTCCACCGGACCTACGGGCTGGAAATTCCCTTCGCCATACTCTACGAGGGCGTGGCGGCGTGGTGTCTGGTCGTGGCGGCGCTCAGCTACGGGAAAGGGCTCCGGGAATTCCGGCCCCCGTGGCTGCGCCACCTCGCCGAGGGCGCCTACCCCTTCTACATCCTCCACCAGACCATCATCATTATCATTGCCTATCAGGTGGTCCAATGGGGACTGAACATCTGGCTGGCCTTCTGCCTGATCACGGCGCTCTCCTGCATGGCCACGGCGGGGCTTTACTGGTGCGGTGTCCGCCCCTTCAACGGAACGCGCCTCCTCTTTGGCATGAAACCAAAACCATAAATATCACCTCCCCCTTTCATC
Protein-coding sequences here:
- a CDS encoding acyltransferase family protein, producing the protein MVVPRRADIDWLRIGAVLLLVPFHTARVFDTWEPFYAKSPETSLEMAILFIATCGAWHMPLLFLLAGASSWPALGVRGRKGYLRERTRRLLLPLIFCVLVVVAPQSYFGALTHGNFSGGYLEWYPRQFLTLGPDGDLSGYKGGFTPGHLWFVLFLYVYACLSLPLLLWLRGDAGRRFTAGLAKWVEKPGRFWLMPVPLMLAQALPDLGGKNIPYYLIFFLTGYVLLSEPGLEEAVDRRKKPALIAGLVSLVAVLAAWYFKFHRTYGLEIPFAILYEGVAAWCLVVAALSYGKGLREFRPPWLRHLAEGAYPFYILHQTIIIIIAYQVVQWGLNIWLAFCLITALSCMATAGLYWCGVRPFNGTRLLFGMKPKP